TGGTGATGGAGACGGAGGTGGTGGAGTTGGCGGGCTCGGAGGAGCGCGGTCTGCGACGCGTGCGCTGGCGGCACCGACCCAGCGGGAGGGAGGAGGTGGCCGACGTGCGTCACCTCTTCCTCTTCATCGGGGCGGATCCGGCCACGGAGTGGCTCACGGGCTGCGGTGTGACACTGGACGCGAAGGGATTCGTGCGCACGGGCGTGGTGCTCGGCGAGGAGCCGCTCCAGGCGGAGGCCTGGGAGGCCGCCGGTCGGGCGCCGTTGGGGTTCGAGACGAGCCTGCCAGGAGTGTTCGCCATCGGCGATGCGCGCTCGGACTCCGTCAAGCGGGTTGGGGCGGCGATTGGAGAGGGTGCGGCCGTGGTGGCGCAGCTGCATGCCTGCCTGGCCTCCGCCGCCACGCACGTTGCGACAGGCCCCGTCACATCCCCATGTTCGACCCGATGAGGCCATCGGTCGGAGACCCCAACACGGAGCGCGAGCCATGAAGAAGGCATGTCCCCACCTGGAAGACACCCAGCAGCACCGGACGGCTCCCGTCCACCCCAGCAGCCACGGATGCATGGAGTGTCTGAAGGACGGAGGGGACTGGGTCCATCTCCGGATGTGCCTGACCTGTGGGCACGTGGGCTGCTGCGACGACTCGCCGTCACGCCACGCGACCCAGCACTTCCACGCCAGCGCCCATCCGGTCATGAAATCGTTCGAGCCTGGAGAGAACTGGGCCTGGTGCTTCGTGGACGAGCAGTTCCTCGACCGGATCCCCACCTTCCCAGGCGAGTCACCGCCGGTGCACTACTCAGCCCCCATGAGCGCGCCCTAACGAGGGCCGCCAGCTCTGCCCCGGTCCTTCAGCCGTCATCGCGCCACAGGTTGGGCCGGCTCGCGAACAGCTCCGTCAACCAGTCGATGAAGACCCGCGCCCCGGCTCCCAGCTGGCGTGAGGGTGGGTAGACCAGGAAGAGGGGCCGGGGTTCGGGCCGCCAGCCGTCCAGCACCCGCACCAGCTCCCCGGACGCGAGGTAGGGCTCCACCACGAAACGAGGAGCGAACATGACGCCCAGGCCGGCGAGTCCCGCGGCCAGGTATGCGTTGGTTTCGTTGAGCGTGAGCAGGCTTCGCCCCCGGACCTCCAGCCGCTCGCCCTCGCGAACGAAGACGAAGGGGTTCTCCTTGCCGCTCAGCGAGGAGAAGTAGCTGACCACCGCGTGCGCCGGACCCGCCAGCTCCAGCGGATGGAGGGGCGCACCGTGGCGCTCCAGGTAGCGGGGAGATGCGCACAGCCAATAGCAGAGGTCGCCCAGGTGTCGTGCCACCAGGGACTCGTCCTTCACCGCTCCTCCGCGAATGGCGCAGTCGACGTTGTCCGCGAGGAGGTCCACGACGCAGTCGCTCACGCCCAGCTCGATGTGCATCTGGGGATAGCGCGCATAGAACGACGGCAGCGCGGGGATGAGCAGCAGCCGGGAGATCGTCCCACTCGACTCCACCCGCAGACGCCCCCGGGGACCGCGCCGGGACTGGGACAACGTGGCTTCGAGCTCCCGCACCTCGCCCAACAGCCGCAGCGCCTGCTGGTAGTAGGTCATGCCTTCCGGGGTGACCGTCACGCGGCGCGTGGTGCGGTGCAGCAGCTTCACGCGCAGATGTGCCTCCAGCTGTTGGATCAGCCGGGTCACCGCCGCCTTCGGGCGGCCCAGCGCATCGGCTGCCTTGGTGAAGGTGCCGGTCTCCACCACGCGGACGAAGGCTTCCATCGCCGTGAACGTGTCCATCTTCCACCTTCCGATTGTTTCAGCGGTGAAACGCAGTGTGCGAAGGGCTCCCGTTTATCCCAGCGCAGGCGGGGCGTATCTCCTCGCGCATGAAAACGACCCCTGCTCGCGGTGCCTTCCTCGCTGTCTCTCGCGCCCTCACCCTGCTGATGCTGAGTGGTGCTCCCCTGCTCTCGTCCTCCGTCCACGCCGCCGCGCCCCAGGTCCGGACCCAGGCCCCCGGGTTCCATCGGATGATGCTCGGCGACTTCGAGGTCACCGCGCTGTCCGACGGCACCGTGCCTCAGACCGTGAGCGAGGTGGCGAAGGGCACGACGCCAGGGCGGGTGAAGGAGCTGCTCTCGAGAGATCACCTGGAGGATCCGATCGAGGCGTCCATCAACGCCTTCCTCATCAACACCGGCACCGCGTTGGTGCTCGTGGAGACGGGCTCGGGGAGCTTCTTCGGCCCTGGCGTGGGAGGCCAGCTCCAGCAGAGCCTCCAGGCGGCCGGCTACCGTCCCGAGCAGATCGACGTGGTGTTGCTGACGCACATCCACTCCGACCATTCGGGTGGGCTCATGTCCAAGACGAGCCGGGCGTTCCCCAACGCCATCCTCCGGGCGCACGCGCGCGAGGTGGGCTTCTGGCTGGGTCGCGATGGCCAGGCGAAGGGTTCGGTGGACCCGAAGTTCTTCGAGGAGGCGCGGGCGATGGTGGGGCCGTACCAGGACGCG
This DNA window, taken from Corallococcus coralloides DSM 2259, encodes the following:
- a CDS encoding LysR family transcriptional regulator; amino-acid sequence: MDTFTAMEAFVRVVETGTFTKAADALGRPKAAVTRLIQQLEAHLRVKLLHRTTRRVTVTPEGMTYYQQALRLLGEVRELEATLSQSRRGPRGRLRVESSGTISRLLLIPALPSFYARYPQMHIELGVSDCVVDLLADNVDCAIRGGAVKDESLVARHLGDLCYWLCASPRYLERHGAPLHPLELAGPAHAVVSYFSSLSGKENPFVFVREGERLEVRGRSLLTLNETNAYLAAGLAGLGVMFAPRFVVEPYLASGELVRVLDGWRPEPRPLFLVYPPSRQLGAGARVFIDWLTELFASRPNLWRDDG
- a CDS encoding UBP-type zinc finger domain-containing protein, encoding MKKACPHLEDTQQHRTAPVHPSSHGCMECLKDGGDWVHLRMCLTCGHVGCCDDSPSRHATQHFHASAHPVMKSFEPGENWAWCFVDEQFLDRIPTFPGESPPVHYSAPMSAP
- a CDS encoding MBL fold metallo-hydrolase — its product is MKTTPARGAFLAVSRALTLLMLSGAPLLSSSVHAAAPQVRTQAPGFHRMMLGDFEVTALSDGTVPQTVSEVAKGTTPGRVKELLSRDHLEDPIEASINAFLINTGTALVLVETGSGSFFGPGVGGQLQQSLQAAGYRPEQIDVVLLTHIHSDHSGGLMSKTSRAFPNAILRAHAREVGFWLGRDGQAKGSVDPKFFEEARAMVGPYQDAGKLKTFADGDAIVPGIRAMPTPGHTPGHSVYVVESRGARLVLWGDLMHFGSVQLREPSVTVAYDVDERAAAAQRARAFTEAAKRGDLIGLAHMPFPGLGRLSAEGKGYRWIPLNYSSGQRWEDTKARAE